A stretch of Arachis hypogaea cultivar Tifrunner chromosome 15, arahy.Tifrunner.gnm2.J5K5, whole genome shotgun sequence DNA encodes these proteins:
- the LOC112749694 gene encoding respiratory burst oxidase homolog protein A — protein sequence MSGLPKHERRWASDTVPEKVTVSSGTSPGTEYSSFADDEYVEVTLDLQDDNTIVLRGVEPVTVLNIDDAAATSSGYATPASSVRSPTGRRSPSNRLRQFSQELKAEAFARARQFSQELRRFSWSHGGGCEAALAARDLRKQRAQLDRTRSGAGRALRGLRFISSKSNGVDAWNEVRSNFDKLAKDGFLHRTDFAQCIGMKDSKEFALELFDALSRRRRLKVEKISRDDLFEFWSQITDQSFDSRLQLFFDIVDKNEDGRIAEEEVKEIIELSASANKLSRLKEQAEEYAALIMEELDPERLGYIELWQLETLLLQKDTYLSYSQALSYTSQALSQNLHGLRMRSPIRRMSRRLLYYLQENWKRLWVLTLWIATMTGLFTWKFIQYKQKDAFHIMGYCLLTAKGAAETLKLNMALILLPVCRNTITWLRSTKLAYVVPFDDNINFHKTIAAGIVIGIILHAGDHLACDFPRLVNTTDALYDKYLHGVFGKHKPSYGDLVKGPEGVTGILMVIFMAIAFTLATKLFRRNLIKLPKPFNRLTGFNAFWYSHHLFVIVYVLLIIHGVKLYLVTKWYHQTTWMYLAVPVLLYAGERTLRFFRSGLYTVHLKKVAIYPGNVLTLQMSKPPQFRYKSGQYMFVQCPAVSPFEWHPFSITSAPDDDYLSVHIRQLGDWTQELKRVFSEACEPPVAGKSGLLRADETTKKSLPKLKIDGPYGAPAQDYRKYDVLLLVGLGIGATPFISILKDLLNSIVKMEELADSVSDSSRGSEHSAVNTDPASLNKISPKRKKTLKTTNAYFYWVTREQGSFDWFKGVMNEVADLDQRGVIEMHNYLTSVYEEGDARSALITMVQALNHAKNGVDIVSGTRVRTHFARPNWKKVFSKICSKHSNGRIGVFYCGAPVLAKELSKLCFEFNQKGTTKFEFHKEHF from the exons ATGAGTGGCCTTCCGAAGCACGAACGCCGATGGGCGTCAGACACAGTTCCAGAGAAAGTAACAGTTAGCAGCGGGACCTCGCCGGGAACAGAATACAGTTCCTTCGCCGATGATGAGTATGTTGAGGTTACTCTCGATCTTCAAGACGATAACACCATCGTTCTCCGCGGCGTCGAGCCGGTCACAGTCCTCAACATCGACGACGCCGCAGCCACAAGTAGTGGATACGCGACTCCGGCATCCTCCGTCAGATCGCCGACGGGAAGGAGGAGTCCTTCCAATAGGCTGCGGCAGTTCTCTCAGGAGCTGAAGGCCGAGGCGTTTGCTAGAGCGAGGCAGTTCTCGCAAGAGCTGCGGCGGTTTTCATGGAGCCACGGCGGCGGGTGCGAGGCAGCGTTGGCCGCTCGAGATCTCAGGAAGCAACGCGCTCAGCTTGATCGAACTCGCTCCGGCGCTGGCAGAGCGCTCCGTGGACTCAGATTCATCAGCAGTAAATCCAATGGCGTGGATGCCTGGAACGAGGTGAGGAGCAATTTTGATAAGCTCGCCAAGGACGGTTTTCTCCACCGCACCGATTTTGCGCAATGCATAG GGATGAAAGATTCCAAGGAGTTCGCGCTAGAACTGTTCGATGCTCTGAGTCGTAGACGAAGACTGAAGGTTGAAAAGATTAGCAGAGACGACCTATTCGAGTTCTGGTCCCAAATTACTGATCAAAGTTTTGATTCGCGGCTCCAGCTCTTCTTCGACAT TGTGGACAAGAATGAAGACGGTAGAATCGCAGAAGAAGAAGTGAAGGAG ATAATCGAGTTAAGCGCTTCAGCAAATAAGTTATCCAGACTGAAGGAGCAGGCCGAAGAATATGCAGCTCTTATAATGGAAGAGTTAGACCCTGAAAGACTTGGCTACATCGAG CTATGGCAATTGGAGACCCTTCTTTTACAAAAAGACACGTACCTAAGCTACAGCCAAGCCTTAAGCTACACAAGTCAAGCTTTGAGTCAGAACCTCCACGGGCTAAGGATGAGAAGTCCGATACGTAGGATGAGCCGCAGGTTGCTCTACTATTTGCAAGAAAATTGGAAGAGACTTTGGGTTTTAACATTGTGGATTGCCACAATGACTGGGCTCTTCACGTGGAAGTTCATTCAGTACAAGCAGAAAGATGCTTTTCATATCATGGGTTACTGTCTACTCACGGCCAAAGGCGCGGCTGAGACTCTAAAGTTAAACATGGCACTGATACTCTTGCCCGTATGCAGAAACACTATAACCTGGCTCAGGTCCACTAAGCTGGCTTACGTTGTACCTTTTGATGATAACATCAACTTTCATAAG ACTATTGCTGCGGGCATAGTGATTGGTATTATACTTCATGCTGGTGATCACCTTGCTTGTGATTTTCCAAGACTCGTAAATACGACAGATGCTCTTTATGACAAGTATTTGCATGGCGTATTTGGCAAACATAAACCAAGTTACGGAGACCTTGTTAAAGGGCCCGAGGGTGTGACtggaattctgatggtgatttTTATGGCAATAGCGTTTACACTTGCAACAAAACTGTTTAGGAGAAATCTTATTAAGCTACCTAAACCATTTAATAGACTCACTGGCTTCAATGCTTTCTGGTATTCACACCACCTCTTTGTCATTGTCTATGTTCTGCTCATCATCCATGGTGTAAAGCTTTACCTCGTGACCAAATGGTACCATCAAACG ACATGGATGTATCTTGCAGTTCCGGTTTTACTTTATGCTGGAGAAAGAACACTCAGATTCTTCCGTTCTGGCCTCTACACAGTCCATCTAAAAAAG GTTGCCATTTATCCTGGAAATGTTCTCACATTACAAATGTCAAAGCCACCTCAATTTCGTTACAAGAGCGGACAGTACATGTTTGTGCAATGTCCCGCTGTCTCTCCTTTTGAGTG GCATCCCTTTTCTATTACCTCCGCCCCTGACGATGACTATCTGAGTGTTCACATTCGGCAACTGGGTGATTGGACACAGGAGCTTAAAAGGGTATTCTCTGAGGCCTGTGAGCCTCCCGTAGCAGGGAAAAGTGGACTTCTCAGGGCAGATGAAACAACCAAGAAAAG TCTACCCAAGCTGAAGATAGACGGACCTTACGGTGCGCCAGCACAAGACTATAGAAAATATGATGTCCTATTACTTGTCGGTCTTGGAATAGGAGCAACTCCTTTTATCAGCATTTTGAAAGATCTGCTCAACAGCATTGTCAAAATGGAGGAGCTGGCG GATTCAGTGTCTGATTCAAGTAGAGGTTCAGAACATAGTGCTGTGAATACAGACCCGGCATCTCTAAATAAGATTTCTCCAAAGCGGAAGAAAACACTCAAGACTACCAACGCTTATTTCTACTGGGTAACAAGAGAGCAAGGCTCTTTCGATTGGTTTAAAGGGGTCATGAATGAAGTTGCCGATCTAGACCAAAGG GGTGTCATCGAGATGCACAACTACTTGACCAGCGTATACGAGGAAGGCGATGCCAGATCCGCCCTCATCACCATGGTGCAGGCCCTCAACCATGCAAAAAATGGAGTCGATATTGTTTCAGGGACAAGG GTGCGAACTCATTTTGCCAGGCCAAACTGGAAGAAAGTCTTCTCTAAAATATGTTCAAAGCACAGTAATGGACGAATAG GGGTATTTTATTGTGGTGCACCTGTGTTGGCAAAAGAACTAAGCAAACTCTGCTTTGAGTTCAACCAGAAAGGCACAACGAAATTTGAATTCCACAAGGAGCATTTCTAA
- the LOC112746908 gene encoding late embryogenesis abundant protein At1g64065-like has translation MAQQDVHHHHQQKNKHSRIDQETALYYKATHQQRSSSKCFVFVLAAFVFLCAVLLVFASIVRFRNPRVKLTSVTLTQIRLINPTSSLPSLFNATLLTHLTITNPNYGGFSYENGEVSVVYGGLRIGDIARVHSDTVKARKSKEMNVTMQVRSPNNVTLLSGNHSGTLNLTSYARFNGTVRLLKIIKKRNTIEMACVINLNFTSHQIKAIHC, from the coding sequence ATGGCTCAACAAGatgttcatcatcatcatcaacagaaAAATAAGCATTCAAGAATAGATCAAGAGACAGCATTGTACTACAAGGCCACACACCAACAAAGAAGCAGCAGCAAATGCTTCGTGTTCGTTTTGGCTGCCTTTGTGTTCCTCTGTGCAGTTCTGTTGGTTTTCGCATCCATAGTCCGTTTCAGAAACCCACGGGTCAAACTCACGTCAGTTACGTTGACTCAAATCCGTTTAATTAACCCTACTTCTTCATTGCCTTCCTTGTTCAACGCCACCCTCCTCACCCATCTCACCATCACGAATCCCAACTACGGTGGCTTCAGTTACGAGAATGGCGAGGTGAGTGTGGTCTACGGCGGCTTAAGAATCGGTGACATAGCACGCGTACACAGCGACACAGTGAAGgcaagaaaaagcaaagaaaTGAATGTTACCATGCAAGTGAGGTCTCCTAATAATGTAACACTGCTTTCTGGGAATCATTCAGGGACGTTGAATCTCACAAGTTATGCAAGATTCAATGGCACTGTTCGATTGCTTAAGATCATCAAGAAAAGAAACACCATAGAAATGGCTTGCGTTATCAATCTCAACTTCACCTCTCACCAAATTAAGGCGATccattgttaa